A region from the Wansuia hejianensis genome encodes:
- a CDS encoding spore germination protein, protein MKVSEHISENEEYIRSTCENCDDVIIRPMKLGEGQKTDCLVAFIEVAVSNMMLEDSVVGKFINQLWTLPEEQMRSFVEKNGAGISDTGTFETLEEALESMLAGNAIFFMDGYGKAVKISSKGYPSMGVTKAESEKVLRGSKEGFADSVKVNTALIRKRVRSTGLKVEELRVGVRSDTVVALVYMEELVYPKLLEEIKERMGQFEIDGVLDSGMIEQLTEEDWLSPFPQFETTERPDRAAMEALNGRIVLLCDNSPVALLLPTVFNSFVKVSEDRYNRFEMVSFQRLLRYGAIFAALLISGFYLAVINFHTQILPANLILSFAEARKGVPFPSMVEILLMELAFELIREAGVRMPGPLSGTIGIVGGLIIGDAAVGANLVSPMTVVVVAVSALSSLGIPNEEFSAPFRLLKYGFILLGGFLGCFGLTVGLFLLAGHLSGLVSFHIPYMMPFVSRELQGYQDEKDNLLRGPFRTLKSRPVFARRDQRIRLKEKGGK, encoded by the coding sequence ATGAAGGTTTCGGAACATATCAGTGAGAACGAAGAATACATCCGCAGTACATGCGAAAATTGTGACGACGTGATCATACGCCCCATGAAGCTGGGGGAGGGGCAGAAAACAGACTGCCTCGTGGCATTTATAGAGGTGGCGGTCAGCAATATGATGCTGGAAGACTCGGTTGTGGGGAAATTTATCAACCAGCTCTGGACGCTGCCGGAAGAACAAATGAGAAGCTTCGTGGAAAAAAACGGAGCCGGGATTTCCGATACGGGAACCTTTGAGACGCTGGAGGAAGCTCTGGAATCCATGCTGGCGGGAAATGCCATATTTTTCATGGACGGATACGGCAAGGCGGTGAAGATTTCCAGCAAGGGCTATCCCAGCATGGGAGTGACCAAGGCGGAGTCCGAAAAGGTGCTCCGCGGGTCCAAGGAAGGGTTTGCCGATTCCGTGAAGGTGAATACGGCCCTGATCCGCAAGCGTGTCCGCAGCACCGGCCTGAAGGTGGAAGAACTGCGGGTAGGCGTCCGGTCGGACACTGTGGTGGCTCTGGTGTATATGGAAGAGTTGGTTTATCCCAAGCTGCTGGAAGAAATTAAGGAGCGGATGGGACAGTTTGAAATTGACGGGGTGCTGGATTCCGGTATGATTGAACAGCTAACGGAAGAGGACTGGCTTTCCCCTTTTCCTCAGTTTGAGACGACGGAGAGGCCGGACCGGGCCGCCATGGAAGCGCTGAACGGCCGGATTGTACTCCTGTGCGACAATTCTCCGGTAGCGCTGCTGCTTCCCACAGTGTTTAACAGCTTTGTGAAAGTCAGTGAGGACCGGTATAACCGGTTTGAAATGGTAAGTTTTCAGAGGCTGCTCCGCTACGGGGCCATATTTGCGGCTTTGCTGATTTCTGGTTTCTACCTTGCGGTAATCAATTTCCATACACAGATTCTGCCGGCCAATCTGATTCTCTCCTTCGCGGAGGCCAGAAAAGGAGTGCCCTTTCCCAGCATGGTGGAAATTCTCCTGATGGAGCTGGCCTTTGAGCTGATCCGGGAAGCCGGGGTGCGGATGCCGGGGCCTTTAAGCGGAACCATAGGTATCGTGGGAGGGCTGATCATCGGCGATGCGGCCGTGGGGGCCAACCTGGTCAGCCCCATGACGGTCGTCGTCGTGGCGGTCAGCGCCCTGAGCTCGCTGGGAATTCCCAATGAAGAATTCTCGGCGCCCTTCCGGCTGTTAAAGTATGGATTTATACTGCTGGGGGGATTCCTGGGCTGCTTCGGGCTGACAGTGGGGCTGTTCCTGCTTGCCGGGCACCTGTCGGGGCTTGTGAGTTTCCACATCCCCTATATGATGCCCTTTGTCAGCCGGGAGCTGCAGGGATATCAGGATGAGAAGGATAACCTGCTGCGGGGTCCGTTCCGCACGCTGAAAAGCCGCCCGGTATTCGCAAGGCGGGATCAGAGAATCCGGTTAAAAGAGAAGGGAGGAAAATGA
- a CDS encoding GerAB/ArcD/ProY family transporter, which translates to MMFSDNQRISRRQLKRQMILSLVGILLLFQAGEMAAGGGNSLAGMLIGLALLILYLFFLVRASAAYSNLERYFGCIGKWLITLVYLSFLVLSGSFLLEKVSFVTERYLLSGVPLPVISAVFILAACLGMGNEVQRRGRLAELAFPWVLVLLVLLLVFAAFHLHQPDFSLMEPWSAETITEGAYQYFTMGTSVSLVAFILVRVDKGSKVKKGGTFRSLAIGLLIVTLILLATVAVLLGVYGFKGIQKMEFPILDLMAGTSLPGNFLKRFDIVWLTVLIFSLLFTLGSVLFYGCWLTGRNGVRRDWTRIIMVALIWLGSLIGWSGKTISDIYATILQDIYAPLFLLITILALWAQKRIRNEKERGDAKHEEQREEEPEKAAE; encoded by the coding sequence ATGATGTTTTCAGATAATCAACGAATCTCCAGACGGCAGCTGAAACGTCAGATGATCCTGAGCCTCGTTGGGATCCTGCTGCTCTTCCAGGCGGGGGAAATGGCGGCGGGCGGCGGCAACTCCCTGGCGGGGATGCTGATCGGGCTGGCTCTTTTGATCCTGTACCTGTTCTTCCTGGTGCGGGCGTCCGCCGCCTACAGCAACCTGGAACGTTACTTCGGCTGTATCGGCAAATGGCTGATCACCCTGGTTTACTTGTCGTTCTTGGTGCTGAGCGGAAGCTTCCTGCTGGAAAAGGTCAGCTTCGTGACTGAACGGTATCTGCTCTCAGGCGTCCCTCTCCCTGTGATCAGCGCGGTATTTATCCTGGCCGCATGTCTCGGCATGGGCAATGAAGTGCAGAGGAGAGGGCGGCTGGCAGAGCTGGCGTTTCCCTGGGTGCTGGTGCTGTTGGTGCTGCTGCTGGTATTCGCGGCATTTCACCTTCACCAGCCGGATTTTTCACTGATGGAGCCGTGGTCGGCGGAGACCATCACAGAAGGCGCTTACCAGTATTTTACCATGGGCACTTCAGTCAGCCTGGTGGCATTTATCCTGGTCAGGGTGGACAAGGGCAGCAAGGTGAAAAAGGGCGGAACCTTCCGGAGCCTGGCAATCGGCCTTCTGATTGTGACTCTCATACTGCTGGCTACCGTTGCGGTACTGTTGGGAGTTTATGGATTTAAGGGCATTCAGAAAATGGAATTTCCCATTTTGGATCTTATGGCCGGGACCAGCCTGCCGGGGAATTTCCTGAAACGGTTTGACATCGTATGGTTAACCGTACTGATTTTCAGCCTGCTGTTCACATTGGGCAGCGTCCTGTTCTATGGCTGCTGGCTGACAGGGAGGAACGGAGTCCGGCGGGACTGGACCCGGATCATCATGGTGGCGCTGATCTGGCTGGGAAGCCTGATCGGATGGTCGGGAAAGACTATTTCAGATATCTATGCGACGATCCTGCAGGATATCTATGCGCCGCTGTTTCTGCTGATCACCATATTGGCTCTCTGGGCGCAGAAGCGGATACGGAATGAAAAGGAGAGAGGAGATGCTAAGCATGAGGAACAAAGGGAAGAAGAGCCTGAGAAGGCGGCTGAGTGA
- a CDS encoding Arc family DNA-binding protein, with the protein MDKDKHLGLRINSETHQKLKSLAEFNGRSINGEILYLIRQAISQHEQKHGTLE; encoded by the coding sequence ATGGATAAAGATAAACATTTGGGATTACGCATTAACTCTGAAACTCATCAAAAACTAAAAAGCCTTGCGGAATTCAACGGACGCTCTATTAACGGCGAAATATTATATCTGATTCGCCAGGCCATTTCTCAGCATGAACAGAAGCACGGGACACTGGAATAA
- a CDS encoding PadR family transcriptional regulator codes for MELKDKFRKGLMDMLVLKVLSRKDSYAYQIAQTLENVSQNAVTFAVPSMYPLLNRLQRQGFVSSYFLDDPKHRERVYYHIEPAGREQLDLLTEAYSKVKNGVEAILNYSISDMDE; via the coding sequence ATGGAACTGAAAGACAAATTTAGAAAGGGATTGATGGATATGCTTGTTTTAAAAGTCTTATCCAGAAAAGATTCTTACGCTTACCAAATAGCCCAGACACTTGAGAACGTTTCACAAAATGCTGTTACCTTTGCTGTTCCGTCGATGTACCCTCTCCTGAACCGCCTGCAGCGTCAGGGTTTTGTAAGCTCTTATTTCCTGGATGATCCGAAGCACAGGGAACGGGTCTATTATCACATCGAGCCAGCCGGCCGGGAGCAGTTGGATTTGCTGACAGAAGCATATTCCAAAGTAAAAAACGGCGTGGAGGCGATCTTAAATTATTCCATATCAGATATGGATGAGTGA
- a CDS encoding DUF1934 domain-containing protein, which produces MTKEVIITIRGLQFIQSEEDMEPVEVVTPGEYYKKNGQHYLLFEEAVEGFEGTTHNVMKFKEDQLEVRKKGLVNVHMVFEENKKTLSYYQTPFGVMNMGIAATNIQVHEGKNNIDLLVNYALDLNESYVADCTIQMNVKSKEEGNFRLES; this is translated from the coding sequence ATGACAAAAGAAGTGATCATCACCATACGGGGACTGCAGTTTATCCAGAGCGAAGAGGATATGGAGCCTGTAGAGGTGGTAACGCCTGGAGAATATTACAAGAAGAACGGCCAGCACTATCTGTTGTTTGAGGAAGCAGTGGAAGGCTTTGAGGGAACGACACATAATGTGATGAAATTTAAAGAAGACCAGCTGGAAGTCAGAAAAAAGGGTCTTGTCAATGTACATATGGTATTTGAGGAGAACAAAAAGACGCTGTCCTATTATCAGACGCCTTTTGGCGTTATGAATATGGGAATTGCGGCGACGAATATCCAGGTTCACGAAGGGAAAAATAATATAGACCTGTTGGTCAATTACGCGCTGGATCTGAACGAGAGCTATGTCGCGGACTGCACGATACAGATGAATGTCAAATCCAAAGAAGAGGGCAATTTCCGCCTGGAATCATAA
- a CDS encoding GntR family transcriptional regulator: protein MKNDDLTSIMTEYQYMPLRDVVFHTLRRGIMQGDLKPGERLMEIKLANRLGVSRTPIREAIRMLELEGLVVMIPRKGAQVAEITEKDLKDVLEVRMGLEELAVKFACQRITEEQLDNLYHASRKFEEAVKREDLTELAQADVDFHDLIYKATGNERLVQLLNNIREQMYRYRVEYLKDEEIRGSLVQEHDTLLEKLSQRDLEGAKQVTQSHIERQQAYILETIYGQNEKK, encoded by the coding sequence ATGAAAAATGATGATTTAACAAGTATTATGACAGAATATCAGTATATGCCCCTGCGGGACGTGGTATTTCACACCCTTCGCAGAGGGATCATGCAGGGGGACCTGAAGCCTGGCGAGCGGCTGATGGAAATCAAGCTGGCCAACCGTCTTGGCGTCAGCAGGACGCCGATCCGGGAAGCGATCCGGATGCTGGAGCTGGAAGGGCTGGTGGTGATGATCCCGCGCAAAGGCGCCCAGGTGGCTGAGATTACAGAAAAAGACCTGAAGGACGTGCTTGAAGTGCGGATGGGGCTGGAAGAGCTGGCCGTTAAATTCGCCTGTCAGAGGATCACCGAGGAGCAGCTGGACAACCTGTACCATGCCTCCAGGAAATTTGAAGAGGCGGTGAAGCGGGAAGATCTGACAGAGTTAGCCCAGGCTGATGTGGATTTTCATGACCTGATCTACAAAGCGACCGGGAATGAGCGGCTGGTGCAGCTTCTGAATAATATCCGGGAACAGATGTACCGGTACCGGGTGGAATATCTGAAGGATGAGGAAATCCGCGGCTCCCTGGTCCAGGAGCATGACACTCTGCTGGAGAAGCTGAGTCAGCGGGATCTGGAGGGAGCCAAACAGGTGACCCAGAGCCACATCGAGAGGCAGCAGGCCTATATATTAGAGACGATTTATGGTCAGAATGAAAAAAAGTGA
- a CDS encoding DUF3794 and LysM peptidoglycan-binding domain-containing protein, with protein sequence MELIKNHLHQLNMKSEAVSQVTFDEDYNVPDVKPDVGRMIQKKGEVTVAEVQVNEGRAKIAGSLCFSLLYVSDGEEKKVYSLEGELPIDESLNLDGLSSGDKICLKWEIEDLSIHLINSRKLNVKAIVTFNASVEELADIELPTDLKEPEDVSVKKKNIRVLELGVHKKDTLRVKKEMTIASNKPNIHGILWKDIEIRGMDLRAEEDKMSVKGELFVFVLYAGADEDNPLQWLEQAIPFSGEVECAGCTSDMIPNIEVTMIQNTMEIAPDADGEERMLQMDVVLELDLKLYQETVSELLQDVYTPKKQAVLVSSPKILESLLVRNFSKCRVSDRLQMDGVQNKVLQICHGEGTIKVDEVKIVENGIQVDGVVELRILYIITDDEMPFYSMESAIPFTHVIEAPGISGDCRYYLRTDLEQLSTTMIDSNEIEVKAVINLNAVVLARQEEEIIDEIREEDLDMEKLQSMPGIVCYLVQPGDTLWDIAKRFYTTVEEIQKINDLKGETINPMDSLLLVKKVE encoded by the coding sequence ATGGAATTGATAAAAAATCATCTGCATCAGCTGAATATGAAATCTGAGGCTGTGAGCCAGGTGACCTTTGATGAGGACTACAATGTGCCGGATGTGAAGCCGGACGTTGGACGGATGATCCAGAAAAAAGGCGAGGTGACGGTGGCCGAGGTCCAGGTGAACGAGGGAAGGGCCAAAATCGCAGGCAGCCTCTGCTTTTCGCTGCTGTACGTGTCTGACGGAGAGGAGAAGAAGGTCTACAGCCTGGAGGGGGAATTGCCCATTGACGAAAGCCTGAACCTGGACGGTCTTTCCAGCGGGGATAAAATCTGTCTGAAATGGGAGATCGAAGATCTCAGCATCCATCTGATCAATTCCCGGAAGCTGAACGTGAAGGCAATCGTGACCTTTAACGCCTCAGTGGAAGAGCTGGCGGACATTGAGCTTCCGACGGATCTGAAGGAGCCTGAGGACGTATCTGTGAAAAAGAAGAATATCCGGGTGCTGGAGCTGGGGGTACATAAAAAAGATACGCTCCGCGTGAAGAAAGAAATGACAATCGCGTCCAACAAGCCGAATATTCATGGAATCCTCTGGAAGGATATAGAAATCCGGGGAATGGACCTCCGGGCCGAAGAAGATAAGATGTCGGTAAAAGGCGAGCTTTTCGTATTCGTGCTGTATGCGGGCGCGGATGAAGACAATCCGCTGCAGTGGCTGGAGCAGGCAATTCCCTTCAGCGGCGAGGTGGAATGCGCCGGCTGTACCTCTGATATGATACCGAATATTGAAGTGACGATGATTCAGAATACCATGGAAATCGCTCCCGACGCCGACGGCGAGGAACGGATGCTGCAGATGGACGTGGTTCTGGAGCTGGATCTGAAGCTGTATCAGGAGACTGTCAGCGAACTGCTGCAGGACGTCTATACACCGAAAAAACAGGCCGTACTGGTTTCCAGCCCGAAGATCCTGGAAAGCCTTCTGGTGCGGAACTTTTCCAAATGCCGGGTCAGCGACCGCCTGCAGATGGACGGAGTGCAGAATAAGGTTCTGCAGATCTGCCATGGGGAAGGCACGATCAAGGTAGACGAGGTTAAAATCGTGGAAAACGGCATACAGGTGGACGGTGTGGTAGAGCTGAGAATCCTCTACATCATCACTGACGACGAAATGCCCTTCTATTCCATGGAATCGGCCATCCCATTCACCCACGTCATCGAGGCGCCCGGAATCAGCGGAGACTGCAGATACTATCTGAGGACGGATCTGGAGCAGCTGTCCACCACGATGATCGACAGCAATGAAATCGAGGTCAAAGCAGTCATCAATCTGAACGCTGTGGTCCTGGCACGGCAGGAAGAGGAAATTATTGATGAAATCCGTGAAGAAGACCTGGATATGGAAAAACTGCAGAGCATGCCCGGAATCGTGTGCTATCTCGTGCAACCCGGCGACACCCTGTGGGATATTGCCAAACGGTTCTATACAACCGTGGAAGAAATCCAGAAAATAAACGATTTAAAGGGAGAGACCATCAATCCCATGGATTCACTTTTGCTGGTCAAAAAGGTAGAGTAA
- the murI gene encoding glutamate racemase, producing the protein MNSEKNAPIGVFDSGVGGLTVAREIMRNLPDERIVYFGDTARVPYGSKSKATVLRYSRQIVRFLKTQKVKAIVVACNTASALALDTIEEEIDLPILGVVRPGASVAVQATHNKKIGVIATESTIHSNLYQTLIQREDPEITVYGKACPLFVPLVEEGWTKDSITVEVAKRYLAELLEKDIDTLIMGCTHYPLLRTLLRRILGEQVTLVNPAYETSQALKRMLEELGLENDTHCPAGEKYQFYASDTVEKFNAFANSILPYDIKTTKQIPIEEY; encoded by the coding sequence ATGAACTCAGAAAAGAATGCGCCCATTGGGGTGTTCGATTCGGGCGTCGGCGGCTTGACTGTAGCACGGGAGATCATGAGAAACCTGCCGGATGAACGAATCGTATATTTCGGCGATACCGCCCGTGTTCCTTACGGAAGCAAATCAAAGGCCACGGTCCTGCGATATTCCAGGCAGATCGTCCGGTTCCTGAAGACACAGAAGGTAAAGGCTATCGTAGTAGCCTGCAATACAGCCAGCGCCCTGGCGCTGGACACCATAGAAGAAGAGATCGACCTGCCGATCCTGGGTGTGGTAAGACCCGGGGCCAGCGTGGCCGTTCAGGCCACTCACAACAAGAAAATCGGCGTTATAGCCACAGAGAGCACCATTCACAGTAATCTGTACCAGACCCTGATCCAGCGGGAAGACCCCGAGATCACAGTATATGGAAAGGCGTGCCCGCTGTTTGTGCCTCTGGTAGAAGAGGGCTGGACGAAAGACTCCATAACCGTAGAGGTCGCCAAACGTTATCTGGCAGAGCTGCTGGAGAAGGATATCGATACGCTGATTATGGGCTGCACCCATTATCCGCTGCTGAGGACGCTGCTCAGGAGGATACTCGGCGAACAGGTGACTCTGGTCAATCCGGCCTATGAGACTTCCCAGGCGCTGAAGCGGATGCTCGAAGAGCTGGGCCTGGAGAACGACACTCATTGCCCGGCGGGAGAGAAATACCAATTTTATGCCAGCGACACTGTGGAAAAATTCAACGCATTCGCGAATTCCATATTGCCCTACGATATCAAGACGACGAAGCAGATACCAATAGAAGAGTACTGA
- a CDS encoding protease complex subunit PrcB family protein yields the protein MKKCFLLAPLILLMACLCCGCGITNVEEGERKAVEYTVLKTDAIPPEVAEVIKAQGDAEFQMTYKSDGFLYILRGYGKQKSGGYSIQVEEVTATDGALHVKTRLLGPETKEEQKGDGSVPYLVIKTEDLELPVVFE from the coding sequence ATGAAAAAATGTTTTTTATTGGCCCCGCTGATCCTGCTGATGGCCTGTCTCTGCTGCGGCTGTGGAATCACGAACGTGGAGGAGGGAGAGCGGAAGGCAGTGGAATATACGGTGTTGAAGACGGATGCCATCCCTCCGGAAGTCGCGGAGGTCATTAAAGCTCAGGGTGATGCGGAATTCCAGATGACGTATAAGAGCGACGGATTTCTTTACATCCTCAGAGGCTATGGAAAGCAGAAGTCCGGGGGCTACAGCATTCAGGTAGAGGAAGTGACGGCCACAGACGGGGCGCTGCATGTGAAGACCCGGCTGCTGGGGCCGGAGACGAAGGAGGAACAGAAGGGGGACGGATCGGTTCCCTATCTGGTAATCAAGACGGAGGATTTGGAACTGCCGGTAGTATTTGAGTGA
- the ispE gene encoding 4-(cytidine 5'-diphospho)-2-C-methyl-D-erythritol kinase, with translation MKLQAMAKINLGLDVVRKRDDGYHEVRMIMQTIQMYDQLDMAESSRPGIRLATNLAYLPNNENNLVYRAANMLMEEFHIKKGLDIRLRKMIPVAAGMAGGSSDAAAAFIGVNRIFRLGLSMDELMQRAVKVGADVPYCLMRGTALAEGIGEKLTPLAPMPPCHILIGKPGISVSTKFVYSNLRAGEIKDHPDISGMIRAIEEGSLPGVTARMANVLERVTIPAHPVIEEIKRNMIAHGACNALMSGSGPTVFGIFDNRRTAEAASRALKRSGLARQVFLTRPFQGGNTHEK, from the coding sequence ATGAAATTACAGGCGATGGCAAAAATAAATCTGGGCCTTGATGTGGTCCGGAAGCGGGATGACGGATATCATGAGGTCCGCATGATCATGCAGACCATCCAGATGTATGACCAACTGGATATGGCCGAGAGCAGCAGGCCTGGGATACGGCTTGCTACGAACCTGGCGTATCTGCCGAATAACGAGAACAACCTGGTCTATCGGGCGGCAAACATGCTGATGGAGGAATTTCACATAAAGAAGGGGCTGGATATCCGTCTCAGGAAAATGATACCGGTGGCCGCGGGTATGGCCGGCGGAAGCTCTGACGCAGCAGCGGCATTTATTGGAGTCAACCGCATTTTCAGGCTCGGACTGTCAATGGATGAGCTAATGCAGCGTGCCGTGAAGGTTGGAGCGGATGTGCCCTATTGTCTGATGCGGGGAACGGCACTCGCGGAAGGGATCGGGGAGAAGCTGACGCCTCTTGCGCCCATGCCTCCCTGCCATATCCTAATCGGCAAACCAGGTATCAGTGTTTCAACTAAATTTGTCTATAGTAACCTGCGGGCAGGGGAAATCAAGGACCATCCGGATATCAGTGGAATGATCCGCGCGATAGAAGAGGGTTCACTGCCCGGCGTGACTGCCCGCATGGCAAATGTACTGGAACGGGTGACCATACCGGCTCATCCTGTAATAGAAGAAATCAAGAGAAATATGATCGCACACGGTGCCTGCAACGCTCTGATGAGCGGGAGTGGTCCCACGGTATTCGGGATATTTGATAACCGGCGGACGGCGGAGGCGGCCAGCCGCGCCCTCAAAAGGAGTGGGCTGGCCCGGCAGGTATTTCTGACAAGACCTTTTCAAGGGGGAAATACGCATGAAAAATGA
- a CDS encoding Ger(x)C family spore germination protein, whose protein sequence is MRNKGKKSLRRRLSECAALCAAALFLWGCAGVEPEKRAYPLAVSVDYINGEYEVVYGMANLPADTGQGKDPQAGGAEQNAGTVFRGKDLKEIQKLYDASQEYDLDLGHVQAVVLGKRLLSSEDASSYIFQYMEDNTVLGKSAYLFQTEDPDALMKLNGTTVDSLGDYLTGLYENRTGIQTERPLTLENFFYTWNNYDELPVIPEILVRDGQIILEKTV, encoded by the coding sequence ATGAGGAACAAAGGGAAGAAGAGCCTGAGAAGGCGGCTGAGTGAATGCGCGGCACTCTGTGCGGCAGCCCTTTTCCTGTGGGGCTGCGCAGGCGTAGAACCGGAAAAAAGAGCATATCCGCTGGCTGTTTCGGTGGATTACATCAACGGCGAATACGAAGTTGTATATGGAATGGCTAATTTGCCGGCAGATACGGGGCAGGGCAAGGACCCTCAGGCGGGCGGCGCGGAGCAGAATGCGGGGACTGTTTTCAGAGGAAAAGATCTGAAAGAAATACAGAAGCTCTACGACGCCAGCCAGGAATATGATCTGGATCTCGGTCATGTGCAGGCTGTGGTGCTGGGAAAAAGGCTGCTGTCTTCTGAAGATGCTTCTTCCTATATCTTTCAGTACATGGAAGATAACACGGTTCTGGGGAAGAGCGCTTATCTGTTCCAGACAGAAGATCCGGACGCCCTCATGAAGCTGAACGGGACTACAGTGGATTCCCTGGGGGATTATCTCACAGGGCTTTATGAAAACAGGACCGGGATACAGACCGAGCGGCCCCTCACGCTGGAGAATTTCTTCTATACCTGGAACAATTATGATGAGCTGCCCGTAATTCCGGAAATTCTCGTCAGGGACGGGCAGATAATTTTGGAAAAAACTGTATAA
- the spoIIR gene encoding stage II sporulation protein R, whose amino-acid sequence MKVFKFCKRNLAVIMAVIIGSAGALWTGITWDHVQETQMEIAKQVIRFHVLANSDRTADQEIKLQVKDRLLKEMGVLLEGADTLDETRECLQENLPLLQEKAEETVRLAGSSQAVTVRLTTADFPVKTYGDYTFPAGRYETLQVELGNAKGHNWWCMIYPSLCFEDALHPAMTEKGGKKLKGVLSDEAYDSILQKGELSIGFLWF is encoded by the coding sequence ATGAAAGTTTTTAAGTTTTGTAAAAGAAATCTGGCCGTTATTATGGCTGTTATTATAGGAAGCGCCGGCGCTCTGTGGACAGGAATCACCTGGGACCACGTGCAGGAGACACAGATGGAAATCGCGAAGCAGGTGATCCGGTTCCACGTTCTGGCTAACAGCGACAGGACGGCAGACCAGGAAATCAAGCTGCAGGTGAAGGACAGGCTGCTGAAGGAGATGGGAGTTCTGCTGGAGGGTGCGGATACGCTGGATGAAACCCGTGAATGCCTGCAGGAGAACCTGCCCCTTCTGCAGGAAAAGGCGGAGGAGACAGTCCGTCTTGCCGGAAGCAGCCAGGCCGTCACAGTCCGTCTGACGACTGCCGATTTTCCGGTAAAAACATATGGGGATTACACATTTCCGGCAGGCCGGTATGAGACGCTGCAGGTGGAATTGGGAAACGCAAAGGGCCACAACTGGTGGTGTATGATCTATCCGTCTCTCTGTTTTGAGGACGCCCTGCACCCGGCAATGACGGAAAAGGGCGGCAAAAAACTGAAAGGGGTCCTCAGTGACGAGGCATACGACAGCATTTTGCAAAAAGGTGAACTTTCAATTGGTTTTCTCTGGTTTTAG